Proteins encoded within one genomic window of Triticum aestivum cultivar Chinese Spring chromosome 2D, IWGSC CS RefSeq v2.1, whole genome shotgun sequence:
- the LOC123052908 gene encoding uncharacterized protein isoform X2, which translates to MREMEALEKKDHRSLAKAKPLKPSYNYNAPSRHKRSKSDLEEKNAKDALHSSQKASHNHPKLSETNKGVQPKTDTQDSLRKEIVQLERHLDDQQTVRGALEKALGPNPAPLTLSNESPILQPTNQLIREVATLELEIKHLEQYLLTLYRKAFEQAPTLPSSLAVRQEEPAPPKPSVSSRSALMEETPKPKATAGRGGDAMLHYSCPPLSKRRNGTMMEDCSPSTCPTKAMDSDHGLRSQSALSFRGVCSSRISPSEESLARALRSCHSQPFSFLEEGEAATTSGVVSLAGYLGTNVADHIPETPNNLSEEMVRCMAGVYCKLADPPLVHHRASSSPTSSLSSTTSVVSPQYLGDMWSPNCRREATLDSRLINPFHVEGLKEFSGPYNTMVEVPSISRDRPRLREVEDLLQTYRLILHRLETVDLRRMANEEKLAFWINIHNALLMHAYLKHGIPQNHLKKTSLLVKAECKIAGRSINAAAIQGLVLGCSTHCPGQWLRTLLQPRMKSRGSKAGGQWQAFAIHRPEPLLRFALCSGSHSDPAVRVYTPKRLFQQLEAAKEEYIRATVGVRPPDHQHCRGRVVLPKLVDAYARDVGLSPERLLDAAQRCLPESVRGAVQRCRQQQQQGTTASKAVVEWAPHRQSFRYLLARDLAFPHLN; encoded by the exons ATGAGAGAGATGGAGGCACTGGAGAAGAAAGACCACAGATCCTTGGCCAAAGCCAAACCACTCAAGCCCTCCTACAACTACAATGCCCCATCCAGGCACAAGCGTTCCAAGAG TGATTTGGAGGAGAAAAATGCCAAGGATGCACTGCATTCTTCGCAGAAAGCGTCTCATAATCACCCAAAGTTG AGCGAAACCAACAAGGGAGTCCAGCCCAAGACTGACACGCAAGACTCCCTCAGAAAAGAG ATTGTGCAGCTGGAGAGGCACCTTGACGATCAGCAAACGGTGCGCGGCGCACTGGAGAAAGCGTTGGGTCCCAACCCTGCTCCGCTCACTCTCTCCAATGAGAGCCCAATCCTCCAG CCCACTAACCAGCTGATAAGGGAGGTTGCGACATTGGAGCTGGAGATCAAGCACCTGGAGCAGTACCTCCTAACACTGTACAGGAAGGCATTTGAGCAAGCGCCCACATTGCCATCCTCACTTGCCGTCCGTCAGGAGGAGCCGGCGCCGCCAAAGCCGTCGGTGAGCTCACGGTCCGCGCTGATGGAGGAAACGCCCAAGCCAAAGGCCACCGCCGGAAGAGGTGGCGATGCAATGCTCCATTACAGCTGCCCTCCCCTTAGCAAGAGGAGGAATGGCACGATGATGGAGGACTGCTCTCCGTCCACATGCCCAACCAAGGCCATGGACTCTGATCATGGCCTGCGCAGCCAGTCCGCGCTGTCGTTCCGCGGCGTGTGCTCGTCGAGGATATCGCCGTCGGAGGAGAGCCTGGCGAGAGCTCTTCGCTCCTGCCACTCTCAGCCTTTCTCCTTCTTGGAG GAAGGAGAGGCTGCTACTACATCAGGAGTGGTAAGCCTGGCTGGCTATCTGGGGACCAATGTGGCTGACCACATCCCTGAAACCCCCAACAACCTTTCGGAGGAGATGGTGAGGTGCATGGCAGGGGTGTACTGCAAGCTCGCAGATCCACCTCTGGTGCACCACCGTGCATCGTCGTCGCCGACGTCGTCGCTCTCCTCGACGACGAGTGTGGTCTCGCCACAGTACCTTGGGGACATGTGGAGCCCCAATTGCAGGAGAGAAGCCACTCTGGACTCGCGGCTGATCAACCCGTTCCACGTGGAGGGGCTCAAGGAGTTCAGTGGACCGTACAACACCATGGTTGAGGTCCCATCGATTTCCCGCGACCGCCCGAGGCTTAGAGAAGTCGAAGATTTGCTCCAAACTTACAG GTTAATTCTGCATCGGTTGGAGACCGTCGACCTCCGGAGGATGGCGAACGAGGAGAAGCTCGCCTTCTGGATCAACATACACAACGCATTGTTGATGCAT GCTTACCTCAAGCATGGCATCCCGCAGAACCATCTGAAGAAGACATCACTTCTTGTCAAG GCTGAGTGCAAGATCGCCGGGCGCAGCATCAACGCGGCGGCCATCCAGGGGCTGGTCCTCGGATGCAGCACCCACTGTCCCGGACAG TGGCTGAGGACTTTGCTGCAGCCAAGGATGAAAAGCAGAGGGAGCAAAGCAGGGGGGCAATGGCAAGCCTTTGCCATCCATCGGCCCGAGCCTCTTCTGCGCTTCGCGCTTTGCTCCGGGAGCCACTCCGATCCCGCG GTGAGGGTGTACACGCCGAAGCGGCTGTTCCAGCAGCTGGAGGCGGCCAAGGAGGAGTACATCCGCGCCACGGTGGGGGTCCGCCCGCCGGACCATCAGCACTGCCGCGGCAGGGTGGTGCTTCCCAAGCTGGTGGACGCGTACGCCAGGGACGTCGGCCTCTCGCCggagcggctcctcgacgcggcgcAGCGGTGCCTGCCGGAGAGCGTGCGGGGAGCGGTGCAGCggtgccggcagcagcagcagcaggggacgACGGCGAGTAAGGCAGTGGTGGAGTGGGCGCCGCACAGGCAGAGCTTCCGGTACCTGCTCGCCAGGGACCTCGCGTTCCCGCACCTCAACTGA
- the LOC123052908 gene encoding uncharacterized protein isoform X1 → MREMEALEKKDHRSLAKAKPLKPSYNYNAPSRHKRSKSDLEEKNAKDALHSSQKASHNHPKLNARNSNSHLQSETNKGVQPKTDTQDSLRKEIVQLERHLDDQQTVRGALEKALGPNPAPLTLSNESPILQPTNQLIREVATLELEIKHLEQYLLTLYRKAFEQAPTLPSSLAVRQEEPAPPKPSVSSRSALMEETPKPKATAGRGGDAMLHYSCPPLSKRRNGTMMEDCSPSTCPTKAMDSDHGLRSQSALSFRGVCSSRISPSEESLARALRSCHSQPFSFLEEGEAATTSGVVSLAGYLGTNVADHIPETPNNLSEEMVRCMAGVYCKLADPPLVHHRASSSPTSSLSSTTSVVSPQYLGDMWSPNCRREATLDSRLINPFHVEGLKEFSGPYNTMVEVPSISRDRPRLREVEDLLQTYRLILHRLETVDLRRMANEEKLAFWINIHNALLMHAYLKHGIPQNHLKKTSLLVKAECKIAGRSINAAAIQGLVLGCSTHCPGQWLRTLLQPRMKSRGSKAGGQWQAFAIHRPEPLLRFALCSGSHSDPAVRVYTPKRLFQQLEAAKEEYIRATVGVRPPDHQHCRGRVVLPKLVDAYARDVGLSPERLLDAAQRCLPESVRGAVQRCRQQQQQGTTASKAVVEWAPHRQSFRYLLARDLAFPHLN, encoded by the exons ATGAGAGAGATGGAGGCACTGGAGAAGAAAGACCACAGATCCTTGGCCAAAGCCAAACCACTCAAGCCCTCCTACAACTACAATGCCCCATCCAGGCACAAGCGTTCCAAGAG TGATTTGGAGGAGAAAAATGCCAAGGATGCACTGCATTCTTCGCAGAAAGCGTCTCATAATCACCCAAAGTTG AACGCTAGAAACTCAAACTCTCATCTGCAGAGCGAAACCAACAAGGGAGTCCAGCCCAAGACTGACACGCAAGACTCCCTCAGAAAAGAG ATTGTGCAGCTGGAGAGGCACCTTGACGATCAGCAAACGGTGCGCGGCGCACTGGAGAAAGCGTTGGGTCCCAACCCTGCTCCGCTCACTCTCTCCAATGAGAGCCCAATCCTCCAG CCCACTAACCAGCTGATAAGGGAGGTTGCGACATTGGAGCTGGAGATCAAGCACCTGGAGCAGTACCTCCTAACACTGTACAGGAAGGCATTTGAGCAAGCGCCCACATTGCCATCCTCACTTGCCGTCCGTCAGGAGGAGCCGGCGCCGCCAAAGCCGTCGGTGAGCTCACGGTCCGCGCTGATGGAGGAAACGCCCAAGCCAAAGGCCACCGCCGGAAGAGGTGGCGATGCAATGCTCCATTACAGCTGCCCTCCCCTTAGCAAGAGGAGGAATGGCACGATGATGGAGGACTGCTCTCCGTCCACATGCCCAACCAAGGCCATGGACTCTGATCATGGCCTGCGCAGCCAGTCCGCGCTGTCGTTCCGCGGCGTGTGCTCGTCGAGGATATCGCCGTCGGAGGAGAGCCTGGCGAGAGCTCTTCGCTCCTGCCACTCTCAGCCTTTCTCCTTCTTGGAG GAAGGAGAGGCTGCTACTACATCAGGAGTGGTAAGCCTGGCTGGCTATCTGGGGACCAATGTGGCTGACCACATCCCTGAAACCCCCAACAACCTTTCGGAGGAGATGGTGAGGTGCATGGCAGGGGTGTACTGCAAGCTCGCAGATCCACCTCTGGTGCACCACCGTGCATCGTCGTCGCCGACGTCGTCGCTCTCCTCGACGACGAGTGTGGTCTCGCCACAGTACCTTGGGGACATGTGGAGCCCCAATTGCAGGAGAGAAGCCACTCTGGACTCGCGGCTGATCAACCCGTTCCACGTGGAGGGGCTCAAGGAGTTCAGTGGACCGTACAACACCATGGTTGAGGTCCCATCGATTTCCCGCGACCGCCCGAGGCTTAGAGAAGTCGAAGATTTGCTCCAAACTTACAG GTTAATTCTGCATCGGTTGGAGACCGTCGACCTCCGGAGGATGGCGAACGAGGAGAAGCTCGCCTTCTGGATCAACATACACAACGCATTGTTGATGCAT GCTTACCTCAAGCATGGCATCCCGCAGAACCATCTGAAGAAGACATCACTTCTTGTCAAG GCTGAGTGCAAGATCGCCGGGCGCAGCATCAACGCGGCGGCCATCCAGGGGCTGGTCCTCGGATGCAGCACCCACTGTCCCGGACAG TGGCTGAGGACTTTGCTGCAGCCAAGGATGAAAAGCAGAGGGAGCAAAGCAGGGGGGCAATGGCAAGCCTTTGCCATCCATCGGCCCGAGCCTCTTCTGCGCTTCGCGCTTTGCTCCGGGAGCCACTCCGATCCCGCG GTGAGGGTGTACACGCCGAAGCGGCTGTTCCAGCAGCTGGAGGCGGCCAAGGAGGAGTACATCCGCGCCACGGTGGGGGTCCGCCCGCCGGACCATCAGCACTGCCGCGGCAGGGTGGTGCTTCCCAAGCTGGTGGACGCGTACGCCAGGGACGTCGGCCTCTCGCCggagcggctcctcgacgcggcgcAGCGGTGCCTGCCGGAGAGCGTGCGGGGAGCGGTGCAGCggtgccggcagcagcagcagcaggggacgACGGCGAGTAAGGCAGTGGTGGAGTGGGCGCCGCACAGGCAGAGCTTCCGGTACCTGCTCGCCAGGGACCTCGCGTTCCCGCACCTCAACTGA